One stretch of Alcaligenes faecalis DNA includes these proteins:
- a CDS encoding Nif3-like dinuclear metal center hexameric protein yields MTQVSTAELASWLNSTLDIARFKDYCPNGLQVEGKPYIGKLVTGVTASLALIDAAIARQADAILVHHGWFWKNENPCIVGTRKTRIERVLSHQLNLLGYHLPLDAHPEFGNNAQLARQLGIEVLRDENGVAQTCGPDGLVWLGELPSPVSLETFGLTVCNNLQRKPLIVGDLQRKIRRIAWCTGGAQGFIDSAIAAQADLYISGEASEQTFHSAQENDIAFMAAGHHATERYGAKALGEEIARQFGIEVEFIDLDNPI; encoded by the coding sequence ATGACTCAGGTTTCAACGGCCGAACTGGCCAGCTGGCTCAATAGCACCTTGGATATCGCCCGTTTCAAGGACTACTGTCCCAATGGGCTCCAGGTCGAAGGCAAGCCATACATTGGCAAACTCGTCACCGGCGTGACGGCCTCGCTGGCACTGATTGATGCCGCTATTGCCCGCCAGGCGGACGCAATTTTGGTGCACCACGGCTGGTTCTGGAAGAACGAAAACCCGTGCATTGTTGGCACCCGAAAAACTCGTATCGAACGCGTCCTGTCGCATCAGCTTAACCTCTTGGGCTATCACCTGCCCCTGGATGCGCATCCCGAGTTTGGCAACAACGCTCAATTGGCTCGGCAGTTAGGCATTGAGGTGCTGCGTGACGAAAACGGCGTAGCACAAACCTGTGGTCCGGATGGACTGGTCTGGCTGGGCGAATTGCCAAGCCCCGTTTCCCTGGAAACATTCGGCCTGACAGTTTGCAATAATTTACAACGCAAACCGCTGATTGTTGGCGATTTACAACGGAAAATCCGCCGAATAGCCTGGTGCACAGGAGGGGCACAGGGCTTTATCGATAGCGCCATTGCAGCGCAAGCCGATCTTTACATCAGCGGCGAGGCGTCCGAACAGACTTTCCACAGTGCGCAGGAAAACGATATTGCCTTCATGGCAGCCGGTCACCACGCAACCGAGCGCTACGGTGCCAAGGCCTTGGGCGAAGAAATTGCGCGCCAGTTCGGCATTGAGGTGGAGTTCATCGATCTGGACAACCCGATCTGA
- the mscL gene encoding large conductance mechanosensitive channel protein MscL gives MNKARGFLNEFREFAVKGNMMDLAVGVIIGAAFGKIIDSLVKDIVMPVISFILGGEVDFTNQFTVLRTPEGFTGPETLEALNAAGAVVLSWGNFLTILINFILLAFVVFCMVKMINRMRATVAKAEAAEAVPEPTPEDVILLREIRDSLKK, from the coding sequence ATGAACAAGGCTCGAGGTTTCCTTAACGAATTCCGGGAGTTCGCAGTTAAGGGCAACATGATGGACCTTGCGGTCGGTGTCATTATTGGCGCTGCTTTCGGCAAGATTATCGACTCGCTGGTAAAAGACATCGTCATGCCCGTCATCAGTTTCATCCTTGGCGGCGAGGTGGATTTTACCAATCAGTTCACGGTCTTGCGTACACCAGAGGGCTTTACCGGCCCAGAAACCCTGGAAGCTCTGAATGCGGCCGGTGCTGTTGTTTTGTCGTGGGGTAACTTCCTGACCATTTTGATCAACTTCATCTTGCTGGCCTTCGTGGTGTTTTGCATGGTCAAGATGATTAACCGTATGCGCGCCACTGTGGCCAAGGCCGAGGCCGCTGAAGCCGTACCCGAACCAACCCCTGAAGACGTGATCTTGCTGCGTGAGATCAGGGATTCGCTGAAAAAATAA
- the petA gene encoding ubiquinol-cytochrome c reductase iron-sulfur subunit, which yields MSQNTTQPDAIGAVDFNLPPDPSRRTWVATACALGGVAGVATAVPFVSSFAPSEKAKAAGAPVEVDISGIAPGQMRTVEWRGKPVWILHRTKEQLDALPKLDSQLADPESDRPGYTPAYAKNEYRSRRPEIFICIGICTHLGCSPTPHLAAGAGAGLPGGWEGGFLCPCHGSTFDLAGRVYSNKPAPDNLEIPPYEFSADGTMVTIGVDENNKA from the coding sequence ATGAGTCAGAATACGACACAGCCCGATGCCATAGGCGCGGTTGATTTCAACCTTCCGCCCGATCCTTCGCGCCGCACCTGGGTCGCCACCGCCTGTGCATTAGGTGGTGTCGCTGGTGTGGCGACAGCTGTTCCCTTTGTCAGCTCCTTTGCCCCTTCCGAGAAGGCAAAAGCGGCCGGCGCTCCCGTAGAGGTTGATATCTCTGGTATCGCCCCCGGTCAGATGCGCACCGTGGAATGGCGCGGGAAACCTGTCTGGATTCTGCACCGCACCAAAGAGCAGCTGGACGCACTGCCCAAGCTGGACAGCCAGCTGGCCGACCCTGAATCGGATCGCCCTGGTTACACCCCTGCGTACGCCAAGAACGAATACCGTTCGCGTCGCCCTGAAATCTTTATCTGTATCGGTATTTGCACCCACCTGGGTTGCTCCCCTACCCCGCATCTGGCCGCTGGCGCTGGCGCCGGTCTGCCCGGTGGTTGGGAAGGCGGCTTTCTGTGCCCCTGCCACGGCTCCACGTTTGACCTGGCCGGCCGCGTCTACAGCAACAAGCCTGCTCCAGACAATCTGGAAATCCCGCCCTACGAGTTCTCGGCTGACGGCACGATGGTTACCATCGGCGTAGACGAAAACAACAAGGCCTAA
- a CDS encoding cytochrome b, which produces MAGEKTVETTGLLGWIDRRFPLTSMYKEHMSEYYAPKNFNFWYFFGSLALLVLVIQIVTGIFLVMNYKPDAKLAFESVEYIMREVPGGWIIRYMHSTGASMFFVVVYLHMLRGLFYGSYRKPRELVWIFGVAIFLCLMAEAFMGYLLPWGQMSYWGAQVIVNLFSAIPFIGPDLAIFIRGDYVVSDATLNRFFALHVIAVPLVLLGLVVAHLIALHEVGSNNPDGIEIKEGPKDAKGRPLDGIPFHPYYSVHDILGVAGFLIVFAAIVFFAPEMGGYFLEFNNFSPADALKTPPHIAPVWYFTPFYSMLRATTADFTWVLAGASVLGALVLFVKGKLPGIWRLAVPAILIGVAVLLRVIDAKFWGVVAMGGTVVILFFLPWLDKSPVKSIRYRPSWHKVLYAIFLVNFLILGYLGTQAPNDLFNLLSQIGTVIYLAFFLLMPVWSRMGTFKPEPDRVTFRPH; this is translated from the coding sequence ATGGCTGGCGAGAAAACCGTCGAAACGACAGGACTCTTGGGATGGATTGACAGGCGTTTCCCCCTGACATCCATGTACAAAGAGCACATGTCAGAATATTACGCGCCGAAGAACTTCAACTTCTGGTACTTCTTTGGCTCTCTGGCACTGCTGGTGCTGGTTATCCAGATCGTGACAGGTATTTTCCTGGTCATGAACTACAAGCCTGATGCCAAGCTGGCCTTCGAGTCGGTTGAATACATCATGCGTGAAGTGCCCGGTGGCTGGATCATCCGCTACATGCACTCCACCGGCGCTTCCATGTTCTTCGTGGTGGTGTACCTGCACATGCTGCGCGGCCTGTTCTACGGTTCTTACCGCAAGCCACGTGAACTGGTCTGGATCTTTGGCGTTGCCATTTTCCTCTGTCTGATGGCTGAAGCCTTCATGGGCTACCTGCTGCCATGGGGCCAGATGTCCTACTGGGGTGCCCAGGTGATTGTTAACCTGTTCTCGGCCATTCCTTTCATTGGTCCTGACCTGGCTATTTTCATCCGTGGTGACTACGTGGTGTCCGACGCCACCCTGAACCGCTTCTTTGCCCTGCACGTGATTGCTGTGCCTCTGGTCCTGCTGGGTCTGGTTGTGGCTCACCTGATCGCTCTGCACGAAGTGGGTTCCAACAACCCCGACGGTATCGAAATCAAAGAAGGCCCCAAAGACGCCAAAGGCCGTCCTTTGGATGGTATTCCCTTCCACCCCTACTACTCGGTGCACGACATCCTGGGTGTGGCTGGCTTCCTGATTGTGTTTGCAGCGATTGTGTTCTTTGCCCCTGAAATGGGCGGCTACTTCCTGGAGTTCAACAACTTCAGCCCAGCCGATGCACTGAAGACTCCTCCGCACATTGCACCTGTCTGGTACTTCACGCCTTTCTACTCCATGCTGCGTGCCACGACCGCCGACTTTACCTGGGTTCTGGCCGGTGCTTCCGTGCTGGGTGCTCTGGTGCTGTTCGTCAAAGGCAAGTTGCCCGGTATCTGGCGTCTGGCCGTCCCCGCTATCCTGATCGGTGTTGCCGTGCTGCTGCGCGTTATTGACGCCAAGTTCTGGGGTGTGGTGGCCATGGGTGGTACGGTCGTGATCCTGTTCTTCCTGCCTTGGCTGGACAAATCGCCTGTGAAGTCGATCCGTTACCGTCCAAGCTGGCACAAAGTGCTGTACGCGATTTTCCTGGTCAACTTCCTGATCCTGGGTTACCTGGGCACGCAAGCTCCAAACGACTTGTTTAACTTGCTGAGCCAGATCGGTACGGTGATCTACCTGGCCTTCTTCCTGCTGATGCCGGTATGGAGCCGCATGGGTACGTTCAAACCCGAACCCGATCGCGTGACTTTCCGCCCTCACTAG
- a CDS encoding cytochrome c1, producing MTMIKKLLGALALSLTCTVAGAAGGGYALERAPDRMNDMAALQNGAKLFVNYCLNCHSANSMRYNKLTDIGLTEEDIKKNLLFSSDKVGDLMKIAMTPEMGKKWFGAAPPDLSVIARAKSTNLGPSGADYIYTYLRTFYRDASRPTGWDNLVFPSVGMPHAMWERQGGVTLNRTTVAETAKDDGTKEWVKTTASYDPTGFSSVKTEVLANYTGHATDSVKLEPVNAKMAAKYDSDVADLANFMDWMAEPVQLERKKIGVGVILFLLLFFAVAWRLNSVFWKDIK from the coding sequence ATGACCATGATTAAGAAACTGCTTGGCGCTCTGGCCTTGTCCCTTACCTGCACGGTGGCTGGTGCCGCCGGAGGTGGCTATGCCCTGGAGCGCGCGCCCGACCGCATGAATGACATGGCGGCGTTGCAAAATGGCGCAAAACTGTTTGTGAACTACTGTCTGAACTGTCATAGCGCCAACTCCATGCGCTACAACAAGCTGACAGACATCGGCCTGACCGAAGAAGACATCAAGAAAAACTTGCTGTTCTCCTCGGACAAGGTGGGTGATCTGATGAAGATCGCCATGACCCCGGAAATGGGCAAGAAGTGGTTTGGTGCTGCTCCTCCTGACCTGTCCGTAATTGCACGTGCCAAGTCCACCAACCTGGGCCCTAGCGGCGCAGACTACATCTACACCTACTTGCGTACGTTCTACCGTGACGCATCCCGCCCAACCGGCTGGGATAACCTGGTTTTCCCAAGCGTGGGTATGCCTCACGCCATGTGGGAGCGCCAGGGTGGCGTTACCTTGAACCGCACGACCGTGGCTGAAACCGCCAAGGACGACGGCACCAAGGAATGGGTCAAGACCACGGCCAGCTACGATCCAACCGGCTTTTCCTCCGTCAAGACCGAAGTTCTGGCCAACTACACCGGCCACGCAACTGACTCGGTCAAGCTGGAGCCTGTCAATGCCAAGATGGCTGCCAAGTACGACAGCGATGTCGCTGACCTGGCCAACTTCATGGACTGGATGGCAGAGCCTGTGCAGCTGGAGCGCAAGAAAATCGGCGTGGGCGTGATCCTGTTCCTGCTCTTGTTCTTTGCCGTTGCATGGCGCCTGAACAGCGTTTTCTGGAAAGACATCAAGTAA
- a CDS encoding glutathione S-transferase N-terminal domain-containing protein encodes MMVLYSGTTCPFSQRCRFVLFEKGMDFEIRDIDLYNKPEDIAVMNPYGQVPILVERDLILYESNIINEYIDERFPHPQLMPADPTMRARTRLFLYNFEKELFVHVAALEDRRNADAKAQELARQQIRNHLSQLAPILLKNKYMLGEEFSMLDVAIAPLLWRLDHYGIELPKSAAPVQKYAERVFSRPAYIEALTPSEKVMRR; translated from the coding sequence ATGATGGTGCTCTACTCTGGAACAACTTGCCCATTCTCACAGCGCTGCCGTTTCGTGTTGTTTGAAAAAGGCATGGATTTCGAGATCCGCGACATCGACTTGTACAACAAGCCTGAAGATATCGCCGTCATGAACCCCTACGGACAGGTGCCAATCCTGGTAGAACGTGACCTGATCTTGTACGAATCGAACATCATCAATGAGTACATTGATGAGCGTTTCCCGCATCCTCAGCTGATGCCAGCGGACCCCACCATGCGCGCCCGCACACGCCTGTTCCTGTACAACTTCGAAAAGGAACTGTTTGTGCACGTGGCCGCCCTGGAAGACCGCCGCAACGCGGATGCCAAGGCACAAGAACTGGCCCGTCAACAAATCCGCAACCACTTGTCGCAGCTGGCTCCGATCCTGCTCAAGAACAAGTACATGCTGGGTGAAGAGTTCTCCATGCTGGACGTGGCGATCGCTCCCCTGCTCTGGCGCCTGGACCACTACGGTATCGAACTGCCCAAGAGCGCCGCTCCTGTGCAAAAGTACGCCGAGCGCGTATTCTCGCGTCCTGCTTACATTGAAGCACTGACTCCTTCCGAAAAAGTCATGCGTCGCTAA
- a CDS encoding ClpXP protease specificity-enhancing factor, translated as MQETSTKPYLLRALHEWCSDHGYTPHIVVTVDANTVVPRGHIQDGQITLNIGHLATNGLILGNDYIEFQARFGGVTEDIFVPVAAVSAIYARETGAGMGFEVMESEPYAEDEAQDAAPEAAPEAPAAKKDADKVSHLKIVK; from the coding sequence ATGCAAGAGACCTCGACCAAGCCTTACCTGCTGCGCGCTCTACACGAATGGTGTTCCGACCACGGATACACCCCACACATTGTGGTTACAGTAGACGCCAACACCGTTGTTCCACGCGGCCATATTCAGGATGGACAAATCACCCTGAATATCGGACATCTGGCCACCAATGGCCTGATCCTGGGCAACGACTACATTGAATTCCAGGCCCGCTTTGGCGGTGTTACGGAAGACATTTTCGTGCCCGTGGCGGCTGTATCGGCCATCTACGCACGCGAAACAGGCGCTGGTATGGGTTTTGAAGTGATGGAGTCCGAGCCTTACGCTGAAGACGAGGCGCAAGATGCAGCTCCTGAAGCGGCACCGGAAGCGCCCGCTGCCAAGAAAGACGCTGACAAGGTCTCGCACCTGAAGATCGTCAAATAA